The Thermoanaerobaculia bacterium genome includes a window with the following:
- the otsB gene encoding trehalose-phosphatase — MREILAPAQREILGQFAGSNTLLAFDFDGTLAPIVRDPRRAALRAKTRALLEETARLYPVVVISGRARSDARARLRSVPLAGIVGNHGLEPWRGSERVAGTVRRWAAALREALALFPGLEIEDKAYSIAVHYRRSRHRRKAKAAILGAIQTLGELRVIGGKQVVNVLPPGAPHKGIALESERERLGCDRMIYVGDDETDEDVFALDEPGRLLAIRVGRRRDSAAGYYVPEQGSVDELLRRLVELRRQDRRKAAQ; from the coding sequence ATGCGGGAGATCCTCGCTCCGGCGCAGCGGGAGATCCTCGGGCAGTTCGCCGGGTCGAACACGCTGCTCGCCTTCGATTTCGACGGCACTCTGGCTCCGATCGTGCGAGACCCGCGCCGGGCGGCGCTGCGCGCGAAAACGCGGGCGCTGCTCGAGGAGACGGCTCGGCTCTACCCGGTCGTCGTCATCTCGGGCCGCGCGCGGAGCGACGCGCGGGCGCGCCTGCGGAGCGTTCCCCTCGCCGGCATCGTGGGCAACCACGGGCTGGAACCCTGGCGCGGAAGCGAACGCGTCGCCGGAACGGTCCGGCGCTGGGCCGCGGCGCTTCGCGAGGCGCTCGCGCTCTTCCCCGGGCTCGAGATCGAGGACAAGGCCTATTCGATCGCGGTCCACTACCGCCGGTCCCGGCACCGGAGGAAGGCGAAGGCCGCGATTCTCGGGGCGATTCAGACGCTGGGAGAGCTGCGGGTGATCGGCGGGAAACAGGTCGTCAACGTGCTGCCGCCGGGCGCCCCTCATAAGGGGATCGCGCTGGAAAGCGAACGCGAGCGGCTCGGCTGCGACCGCATGATCTACGTCGGCGACGACGAGACCGACGAGGACGTGTTCGCGCTGGACGAACCGGGACGACTCCTCGCGATCCGAGTCGGACGTCGGCGCGATTCCGCGGCGGGATACTACGTCCCGGAACAGGGCTCCGTCGACGAATTGCTCCGGCGCCTCGTCGAGCTGCGCCGGCAAGACCGGCGAAAAGCGGCGCAGTGA
- a CDS encoding trehalose-6-phosphate synthase: MRRVTRFVVALVLGLGFLTWLASRVVERTAREWFDKDVDLRARLVVSGARQSLVSHWNEPRRTKLSDLLSEITRDERIMAAAACSDDLRMLTRTKDFPERFTCAAIGAHMRSSGKGSELGWRPWKTIESLPGGNVYVNAIPVADGVKPLGFVVLVHDLTFVERREAKTQRFIFVAFGFLALAASGVTLVAARLSWRGWSDELRGLLQGSGRSRRAEFRPLLGDVRDLVERIVAEKDLDREGGAWTAQRLAHTLTRYLHGEKVVILANREPYIHERLADGRIAVLHPASGLVTALEPVMRACSGTWIAHGSGSADRESADLDGRLRVPPGEESYVLRRVTLTREEEKGYYYGFSNEGLWPLCHVSDTRPTFRSEDWQQYQEVNRKFVDALCAEVDVDDPIVFVQDYHFALVPRLIRERLPRATVIMFWHIPWPNSQRFGICPWRQDLLEGMLGANILGFHTQFDCNNLLDSVDRFLEARIDREQNAVVQHGRSTLVRPYPIALEWPVRWLATAPPVEECRTSIFEELGLAPGALLGVGVDRLDYTKGVEERLLSVERLLERFPEYRGRFTFVQLAAPSRTAIERYRALNDTVEELTARINRRFGEGSYRPIVLRREHHEPPTVFRYYRAADVCYVSSLHDGMNLVAKEFVAAREDESGVLVLSQFTGAARELTEALIVNPYDIDEASSALRAALQMSPEEKRDRMRAMRSFISEFNVYRWAGRMLVDASRLRSRDRLTGRLTDHLAEAVESA; encoded by the coding sequence ATGCGCCGCGTCACCCGGTTCGTCGTTGCGCTGGTCCTCGGACTCGGCTTCCTGACCTGGCTGGCCTCGCGGGTCGTCGAGCGGACGGCTCGGGAATGGTTCGACAAGGACGTGGACCTGCGAGCGCGACTCGTCGTGAGCGGCGCCCGGCAGTCTCTCGTGTCGCACTGGAACGAGCCGCGGCGGACGAAACTCAGCGACCTGCTCTCCGAGATCACTCGCGACGAGCGGATCATGGCCGCCGCCGCGTGCTCGGACGACCTCCGCATGCTGACCCGGACCAAGGATTTCCCGGAACGCTTCACGTGCGCGGCGATCGGCGCGCACATGCGGAGCTCGGGGAAAGGCTCCGAGCTCGGCTGGCGGCCATGGAAGACGATCGAGTCCCTCCCGGGAGGGAACGTGTACGTCAACGCGATCCCCGTCGCCGACGGCGTGAAGCCGCTCGGGTTCGTCGTGCTCGTGCACGATCTGACCTTCGTCGAGCGCCGGGAAGCCAAGACGCAGCGATTCATTTTCGTCGCCTTCGGATTCCTCGCGCTCGCCGCCTCGGGCGTGACCCTCGTCGCCGCGAGGCTGTCGTGGCGCGGCTGGAGCGACGAGCTCCGGGGGTTGCTCCAGGGAAGCGGCCGGAGCCGGCGCGCGGAGTTCCGCCCGCTCCTCGGCGACGTGCGCGACCTCGTGGAACGCATCGTGGCGGAGAAGGACCTGGACCGCGAGGGAGGCGCGTGGACGGCGCAGCGTCTGGCGCACACGCTCACCCGCTATCTCCACGGCGAGAAGGTCGTGATCCTCGCCAACCGCGAGCCTTACATCCACGAGCGGCTGGCCGACGGGAGGATCGCCGTGCTGCATCCCGCGAGCGGACTCGTCACGGCCCTCGAGCCGGTGATGCGCGCCTGCTCCGGGACGTGGATCGCCCACGGCAGCGGCTCGGCCGACCGGGAGTCGGCCGACCTCGACGGCCGGCTGCGCGTCCCGCCGGGCGAGGAATCGTACGTGCTCCGCCGCGTGACGCTCACCCGCGAGGAGGAGAAGGGCTACTACTACGGCTTCTCGAACGAGGGACTCTGGCCGCTCTGCCACGTCTCGGACACGCGGCCGACCTTCCGGAGCGAGGACTGGCAGCAGTACCAGGAGGTCAACCGGAAGTTCGTCGACGCGCTCTGCGCCGAGGTCGACGTCGACGACCCGATCGTCTTCGTGCAGGACTACCACTTCGCGCTCGTGCCGCGGCTGATCCGCGAACGGCTGCCGCGCGCGACCGTCATCATGTTCTGGCACATCCCCTGGCCGAACTCCCAGCGCTTCGGGATCTGCCCATGGCGTCAGGACCTCCTCGAAGGGATGCTCGGGGCGAACATCCTCGGGTTCCACACGCAGTTCGACTGCAACAATCTCCTCGATTCGGTCGACCGGTTCCTCGAAGCTCGGATCGACCGGGAGCAGAACGCGGTCGTGCAGCACGGGCGGAGCACGCTCGTCCGGCCGTATCCGATCGCGCTCGAATGGCCGGTCCGCTGGCTCGCCACGGCTCCGCCCGTAGAGGAATGCCGGACCTCGATCTTCGAGGAGCTCGGCCTCGCTCCCGGCGCCCTCCTCGGGGTCGGCGTCGACCGCCTCGACTACACGAAGGGAGTGGAGGAGCGGCTCCTGTCCGTCGAGCGCCTCCTCGAGCGCTTCCCCGAGTACCGCGGCCGGTTCACGTTCGTCCAGCTCGCGGCGCCGAGCCGGACGGCGATCGAGCGCTATCGCGCGCTGAACGATACGGTCGAGGAGCTCACCGCGCGGATCAACCGGCGTTTCGGGGAAGGGAGCTACCGCCCGATCGTGCTGCGGCGCGAGCATCACGAGCCGCCGACCGTCTTTCGCTACTACCGCGCGGCCGACGTCTGCTACGTGAGCAGCCTCCACGACGGGATGAACCTCGTCGCCAAGGAGTTCGTCGCGGCGCGCGAGGACGAATCCGGCGTCCTCGTGCTCAGCCAGTTCACCGGGGCGGCCCGCGAGCTGACGGAGGCGCTGATCGTCAACCCGTACGACATCGACGAGGCGAGCTCGGCTCTGCGCGCCGCCCTCCAGATGTCGCCGGAGGAGAAGCGCGACCGCATGCGCGCGATGCGCTCCTTCATCTCGGAATTCAACGTGTACCGGTGGGCGGGGCGGATGCTCGTCGACGCCTCGCGGCTGCGAAGCCGGGACCGCCTGACGGGCCGTCTCACCGATCACCTCGCCGAGGCGGTGGAATCCGCCTGA